Proteins co-encoded in one Minwuia thermotolerans genomic window:
- a CDS encoding acyl-CoA carboxylase subunit beta produces the protein MAVLKSNLNTASEAFRKNRADMLAMLERVRGLEQKVRDTSNAKADVFKSRGQIPPRERIDRLLDKGSPFLELQTLAGLGFHDDDGENDIMGGGAIIGIGYVQGVRCMVNASDSGIKGGTITPLGSKKSLRAQDIALENKLPRISLVESGGANLKYQAELFVEGGKGFYNQAKLSAAGIPQITVVHGSSTAGGAYIPGMSDYTIMVKDRAKVFLAGPPLLFAATGEVATDEDLGGAEMHTLVSGVSEYMAIDDADGIRLAREIMGKLRWNDRLPAATPKTFREPLYDPDEICGLVPVDYRRPYDVRELIARLVDGSDFVDFKAEYGPGTVVGFAEIMGQAVGLIGNNGPIDNGGATKAAQFMQLCDQSDTPIVFLHNTTGFIVGTESERGGMVKHGSKMIQATSNVRVPKITMMIGASFGAGNYAMCGRAYEPRFIFGWPNYKMSVMGGEQAATVLKIVAEQGAKRKGVEPDHDRIRKMFDGIVSQFEREGEALYNTALVYDDGLIDPRDTRKVLGLCLDICREADTRPLKPNSFGVGRM, from the coding sequence ATGGCCGTCCTGAAATCGAATCTGAATACCGCCTCCGAAGCGTTCCGGAAGAACCGCGCCGACATGCTGGCGATGCTGGAGCGCGTGCGCGGCCTGGAGCAGAAGGTGCGCGACACCTCCAACGCCAAGGCCGACGTGTTCAAGTCGCGCGGTCAGATCCCGCCCCGCGAGCGGATCGACAGGCTGCTCGACAAGGGCTCGCCCTTCCTGGAGCTGCAGACGCTGGCCGGGCTCGGCTTCCATGACGACGACGGCGAGAATGACATCATGGGCGGCGGCGCCATCATCGGCATCGGCTATGTCCAGGGCGTGCGCTGCATGGTCAACGCCTCCGACAGCGGCATCAAGGGCGGCACCATCACGCCGCTCGGCTCGAAGAAGAGCCTGCGCGCCCAGGACATCGCGCTGGAGAACAAGCTGCCGCGCATCAGCCTGGTGGAATCGGGCGGCGCCAACCTGAAGTACCAGGCCGAGCTGTTCGTCGAGGGCGGCAAGGGCTTCTACAACCAGGCGAAGCTCTCGGCCGCCGGCATTCCCCAGATCACGGTGGTGCACGGCTCGTCGACCGCCGGCGGCGCCTACATTCCGGGCATGTCGGACTACACCATCATGGTGAAGGACCGTGCCAAGGTGTTTCTCGCCGGCCCGCCGCTGCTCTTCGCCGCGACCGGCGAGGTGGCAACCGACGAGGATCTCGGCGGCGCCGAGATGCACACGCTGGTTTCCGGCGTCTCCGAATACATGGCCATCGACGACGCCGACGGTATCCGGCTGGCGCGCGAGATCATGGGCAAGCTGCGCTGGAACGACCGGCTGCCGGCGGCGACGCCGAAGACCTTCCGCGAGCCGCTCTATGATCCGGACGAGATCTGCGGCCTGGTCCCGGTCGACTACCGCCGCCCCTATGACGTCCGCGAACTGATCGCGCGGCTGGTCGACGGCTCCGACTTCGTCGATTTCAAGGCCGAATACGGGCCGGGCACGGTGGTCGGCTTCGCCGAGATCATGGGCCAGGCCGTCGGACTGATCGGCAACAACGGCCCCATCGACAATGGCGGCGCCACCAAGGCTGCGCAGTTCATGCAGCTCTGCGACCAGTCGGACACGCCCATCGTCTTCCTGCACAACACCACGGGCTTCATCGTCGGCACCGAGTCGGAACGCGGCGGCATGGTCAAGCACGGCTCCAAGATGATCCAGGCCACCTCCAACGTGCGGGTGCCGAAGATCACCATGATGATCGGGGCCAGCTTCGGCGCGGGCAACTACGCCATGTGCGGGCGGGCCTACGAGCCGCGTTTCATCTTCGGCTGGCCGAACTACAAGATGTCTGTCATGGGCGGCGAGCAGGCGGCGACGGTGCTGAAGATCGTCGCCGAGCAGGGTGCAAAGCGGAAGGGCGTCGAGCCCGACCACGACCGGATCAGGAAGATGTTCGACGGCATCGTCAGCCAGTTCGAGCGCGAGGGCGAGGCGCTCTACAACACCGCGCTGGTCTATGATGACGGGCTGATCGACCCGCGTGACACGCGCAAGGTGCTGGGCCTCTGTCTCGACATCTGCCGCGAGGCGGACACGCGGCCGCTGAAACCCAACAGTTTCGGCGTCGGGCGGATGTAG
- a CDS encoding SDR family oxidoreductase produces the protein MGYRSIFRDGAFDGRVVIVTGGGSGMGRCTAHELSALGATVAVVGRTLETLEQTVAEITEDGGKARAWTADIRDEERVRAMVGEIIRDLGRIDGLVNNAGGQFSAKLKDISVRGWDAVVRNNLTGGFLMMREVYTQWMERHGGAIVNITADFRSGIPDMGHSSAARAGMDNLTKTAALEWAHSNVRVNAVAPGWVASSGYEKYPEEVAAEIAGRSKFVPMRRHGTEAEVSAAVCFLLSDAAAFITGESIGVDGGAPLERGFRPSEEGPREDRSWQGFHRYRLPKTLKDKS, from the coding sequence TTGGGCTATCGGTCGATTTTCAGGGACGGCGCATTCGACGGGCGGGTCGTGATCGTGACCGGCGGCGGCTCCGGCATGGGGCGTTGCACCGCACACGAACTGTCGGCGCTCGGCGCGACGGTCGCCGTCGTCGGACGGACCCTGGAAACGCTGGAGCAGACCGTCGCGGAAATCACCGAGGATGGCGGCAAGGCCCGGGCCTGGACCGCCGACATCCGCGACGAGGAGCGCGTCCGCGCGATGGTCGGCGAGATCATCCGCGACCTGGGCCGCATCGACGGGCTGGTGAACAATGCCGGCGGGCAGTTCTCGGCCAAGCTGAAGGACATCTCGGTCCGCGGCTGGGACGCGGTGGTCCGCAACAACCTGACCGGCGGCTTCCTGATGATGCGCGAAGTCTACACCCAGTGGATGGAGCGCCATGGCGGCGCCATCGTCAACATCACCGCCGATTTCCGCAGTGGCATTCCCGACATGGGCCATTCCAGCGCCGCGCGCGCGGGCATGGACAACCTGACGAAGACGGCGGCGCTGGAGTGGGCGCATTCGAACGTCCGGGTCAACGCCGTGGCGCCGGGCTGGGTCGCCTCCTCGGGCTACGAGAAATATCCGGAAGAGGTCGCGGCCGAGATCGCCGGCCGCTCGAAGTTCGTGCCCATGCGCCGCCACGGCACCGAGGCCGAAGTCTCGGCCGCCGTCTGCTTCCTGCTCTCGGACGCCGCCGCCTTCATCACCGGCGAGAGCATCGGCGTCGACGGCGGCGCGCCGCTGGAGCGCGGCTTCCGCCCGTCCGAGGAAGGACCGCGGGAAGACCGTTCCTGGCAGGGCTTCCACCGCTACCGCCTGCCGAAGACCCTGAAAGACAAGAGCTGA
- a CDS encoding enoyl-CoA hydratase/isomerase family protein: MTEDVLKIEKRGAVDWVTLNRPDAYNSLNEAMIDALLDYFQRLYTDHDTRVVVLRGAGRGFCAGLDLKARAGSNAQPESRSSADGLRAQRRISEIVMRMRRCPQPIVSLIHGGCAGGGFAFALASDIRIAGRSAKMNAAFIRLGLSACDIGVSYFLPRLVGVSVASELMLTGRFIGAERALMTGLVSEVVEDDRLEEAAQPFVEDLLNATPLGLRLTKECLNMSVDAPSLESAIAMEDRNQILCAQGPDFQEGIRAFMEKRKPSYSGS, from the coding sequence ATGACCGAAGACGTACTGAAGATCGAGAAGCGCGGGGCCGTGGACTGGGTGACGCTCAACCGGCCCGATGCCTACAACAGCCTGAACGAGGCGATGATCGACGCGCTGCTGGATTACTTCCAGCGGCTCTATACCGATCACGACACGCGCGTCGTGGTGCTGCGGGGCGCGGGACGCGGCTTCTGCGCCGGCCTGGACCTGAAGGCGCGGGCCGGCAGCAACGCCCAGCCCGAATCGCGCAGTTCCGCCGACGGGCTGCGCGCCCAGCGGCGCATCTCGGAGATCGTCATGCGCATGCGGCGCTGCCCGCAGCCGATCGTCTCCCTGATCCACGGCGGCTGCGCCGGCGGCGGCTTCGCCTTCGCGCTGGCCTCCGACATCCGCATCGCCGGCCGCAGCGCGAAGATGAACGCCGCCTTCATCCGCCTCGGCCTGTCGGCCTGCGATATTGGCGTGTCCTACTTCCTGCCCAGGCTGGTCGGCGTCTCGGTGGCCAGCGAACTGATGCTGACCGGGCGGTTCATCGGCGCGGAGCGGGCGCTGATGACCGGCCTGGTCTCCGAAGTGGTGGAGGATGACCGGCTCGAGGAAGCCGCCCAGCCCTTCGTCGAGGATCTGCTCAACGCCACGCCGCTGGGGCTGCGGCTGACCAAGGAGTGCCTCAACATGTCCGTCGATGCGCCGAGCCTGGAATCGGCCATCGCCATGGAGGACCGCAACCAGATCCTCTGCGCCCAGGGGCCAGACTTCCAGGAAGGCATCCGCGCCTTCATGGAGAAGCGCAAGCCGAGCTATTCGGGGAGCTGA
- a CDS encoding glutathione S-transferase family protein — MAEFELCCFAQSGNSYKPALMLNIAGADWQPQFVDFFNGEHRTPEYLAMNEMGEVPVLRHGDVVLSQSGVILDYLAEKLGRFGPQDDDERREVLRWMLFDNHKFTSNIATYRFMAFLARVGDPAVHEFLKGRMIQALKVVERRLADREFILGDRLTIADFSLLGYLYYPDEFGMEGWPDFPNIRRWTGTVAAMDGFVPPYELMPKAK, encoded by the coding sequence ATGGCCGAATTCGAACTTTGCTGCTTTGCCCAGTCGGGCAATTCGTACAAGCCGGCGCTGATGCTGAACATCGCCGGCGCCGACTGGCAGCCGCAGTTCGTCGACTTCTTCAACGGCGAGCACCGCACGCCCGAATATCTCGCCATGAACGAGATGGGCGAAGTGCCCGTGCTGCGCCACGGCGACGTGGTCCTCAGCCAGTCCGGCGTGATCCTGGACTATCTGGCGGAGAAGCTCGGCAGGTTCGGACCGCAGGACGACGACGAACGCCGGGAGGTCCTGCGCTGGATGCTGTTCGACAACCACAAGTTCACATCGAACATCGCCACCTACCGCTTCATGGCCTTCCTCGCCAGGGTCGGCGATCCGGCGGTCCACGAGTTCCTGAAGGGCCGCATGATCCAGGCGCTGAAGGTGGTCGAGCGCCGGCTGGCGGACCGCGAGTTCATCCTGGGCGACCGGCTGACCATCGCCGACTTCTCGCTGCTCGGCTATCTCTACTACCCGGACGAGTTCGGCATGGAAGGCTGGCCCGACTTCCCGAACATCCGGCGCTGGACCGGGACCGTCGCGGCGATGGACGGCTTCGTCCCGCCCTACGAACTGATGCCGAAGGCGAAGTAG
- a CDS encoding STAS domain-containing protein, with protein sequence MEVSSDVYGDAIVVRVKGRIDQNSAAAFQTELTSRVDAAIENRQQIVVDLSRVDYISSVGLRALMIANKQAQPKGVTIRVASLQEVVKEVFTISHFDKVFPTFDEMPKALQAVSALSAAAYTGE encoded by the coding sequence ATGGAAGTTTCATCGGATGTCTACGGGGACGCCATCGTCGTCAGGGTCAAGGGCCGGATCGACCAGAATTCGGCGGCGGCGTTCCAGACGGAACTGACCTCACGGGTCGACGCGGCCATCGAGAACCGCCAGCAGATCGTCGTCGATCTCTCCAGGGTCGACTACATTTCCTCGGTCGGTCTGCGCGCGCTGATGATTGCCAACAAGCAGGCGCAACCCAAGGGAGTGACCATACGCGTCGCCTCCCTGCAGGAAGTGGTGAAGGAGGTCTTCACCATCAGTCATTTCGACAAGGTGTTCCCGACCTTCGACGAGATGCCCAAGGCGCTGCAGGCGGTCTCCGCGCTTTCCGCCGCCGCCTATACGGGCGAATAG
- a CDS encoding MBL fold metallo-hydrolase, translating into MLVRFWGTRGSIPTAMNNHDMRSRVMDVARHVLDHGGGDVEAAVDAMPFHLRGTYGGESSCVQIDTGGEEYVVCDMGSGARRFALDCLGRHGPGAPKTYNVFQSHVHWDHIMGFPFFVPAYIPGNVIRIHGCHDVLEQAYRGQQSDPCFPVPFDFLGSTIEFVKLEPDRTYKVADVTVTPFRQLHHGDSYGYRFEKGGKSVVYSTDSEHKLEDHDHLDYVVGHFRAADVVVFDSMYSLAESTSLKEDWGHSSNMVGVELCHQAGVGELCLFHHEPIYSDAQIDQVLAETVRYEEIARGEYRPLKVTASYDGLEVTA; encoded by the coding sequence ATGCTGGTGCGGTTCTGGGGCACCCGCGGCTCGATCCCGACTGCGATGAACAATCACGACATGCGCTCGCGCGTGATGGACGTCGCGCGCCACGTCCTGGATCATGGCGGCGGCGACGTGGAGGCGGCGGTGGACGCCATGCCGTTCCATCTGCGCGGCACCTATGGCGGCGAGAGTTCCTGCGTGCAGATCGACACGGGCGGCGAGGAGTACGTCGTCTGCGACATGGGTTCGGGCGCGCGGCGCTTCGCGCTGGACTGCCTGGGCCGGCACGGGCCGGGCGCGCCGAAGACCTACAACGTCTTCCAGAGCCATGTGCACTGGGACCATATCATGGGCTTTCCCTTCTTCGTGCCCGCCTACATTCCCGGCAACGTCATCCGCATCCACGGCTGCCACGACGTGCTGGAGCAGGCCTATCGCGGGCAGCAGTCCGACCCCTGCTTTCCCGTGCCCTTCGACTTCCTGGGGTCGACGATCGAGTTCGTGAAGCTGGAGCCCGACCGCACCTACAAGGTCGCGGACGTGACGGTGACGCCGTTCCGGCAGCTTCACCACGGCGATTCCTACGGCTACCGCTTCGAGAAGGGTGGCAAGAGCGTGGTCTACTCCACCGATTCCGAGCACAAGCTGGAGGATCACGATCACCTCGACTACGTCGTCGGGCACTTCCGCGCCGCAGACGTGGTGGTGTTCGACAGCATGTATTCCCTGGCCGAGTCGACCTCGTTGAAGGAGGACTGGGGCCATTCGTCGAACATGGTCGGGGTCGAGCTCTGTCACCAGGCAGGTGTCGGTGAGCTTTGCCTGTTCCATCACGAGCCGATCTACTCCGACGCGCAGATCGATCAGGTTCTGGCCGAGACCGTCCGCTACGAGGAGATCGCCCGAGGCGAATATCGTCCGCTGAAGGTCACGGCTTCCTATGACGGGCTGGAAGTCACGGCCTGA
- a CDS encoding CHASE2 domain-containing protein, whose protein sequence is MAARSNDPGGDAAELAAELGPAQRVVTLWRGRALGLALLVLNLLIYAFLVTDDAAPRRFLFDFYQFMDPREPVSALPAIVAIDEKSIAEHGQWPWPRIKVAELIDRIGAAGALVIGVDILFLEPDRQSPARAIPAPQALQPAVREFLATLPDYDETLVEAIARNPVVLALAGTRRGEGLNGPPRVPPIAFENAALLERLPRFPGADQSIGAISAAALGQGLVNPVEDVDAIIRRVPLVANVNGRPAPGFAAELLRVALGGRMQVRGDADGVDGVIIGDWFVPSLKDGTVYVPFSPPYADRYVSAHDVLTDPAAAASLQGAIVLVGLTGQGLVDFPTSPLRDRMPGVEVHAQLIEAIDEAYSISRPDRARIAEAALIVLVGGLFIFAVPRLRPAIGAPVVAATLMTVLAGGAVLYATTRVLLDPVGAAVTGVVVGIAMLVSTLTLANAHRRVLGASLQREREEQARVQGQLQAAGDIQANLLPRVEGEHLDDVRYSLSAMLEPAWNVGGDLYDFFRVDRDHLFVAVGDVSGKGLPASLFMAISKSLYKSAVLRDKGTIDAITCAANAEISRENPDMLFVTLFAGVLDLNTGVLRFCNAGHDPPMLLRPGSPEVSQLEGGGGPPICVVDDFPYMAAEIALEPGQVVLLTTDGIGEAMNEAGDLFGQERLLALLRDLPAWADADEVKRRIYEGVKAHAGGAAPSDDITILVLRWDGPPAG, encoded by the coding sequence ATGGCCGCAAGGAGCAACGATCCTGGCGGCGACGCTGCCGAACTGGCCGCCGAGCTGGGCCCGGCGCAGCGGGTCGTGACCCTCTGGCGTGGCCGCGCGCTCGGCCTTGCGCTCCTTGTACTCAACCTCCTGATCTACGCGTTCCTCGTCACCGACGATGCGGCGCCACGGCGCTTCCTGTTCGATTTCTACCAGTTCATGGACCCGCGCGAGCCGGTCTCCGCCCTGCCGGCGATCGTCGCCATCGACGAGAAGTCCATTGCCGAACACGGGCAGTGGCCCTGGCCGCGCATCAAGGTGGCCGAACTGATCGACCGGATCGGCGCGGCGGGCGCGCTGGTGATCGGCGTCGACATCCTGTTTCTGGAGCCGGACCGGCAATCGCCGGCGCGGGCGATCCCGGCGCCGCAGGCCCTGCAGCCGGCCGTGCGGGAGTTCCTGGCGACCCTGCCCGACTATGACGAAACGCTGGTCGAAGCCATCGCCCGCAACCCTGTGGTACTGGCGCTGGCGGGCACGCGGCGGGGGGAGGGGCTGAACGGCCCGCCCCGCGTGCCGCCGATCGCCTTCGAGAATGCGGCCCTGCTGGAGCGGCTGCCGCGGTTCCCCGGCGCCGATCAGAGCATCGGGGCCATCAGCGCCGCGGCGCTGGGGCAGGGGCTGGTCAACCCGGTGGAGGATGTCGACGCCATCATCCGGCGCGTGCCGCTGGTCGCGAACGTGAACGGCCGGCCCGCCCCGGGCTTCGCCGCCGAGCTGCTGCGCGTCGCCCTGGGCGGCCGCATGCAGGTACGGGGCGATGCCGACGGGGTCGACGGCGTGATCATCGGCGACTGGTTCGTGCCGAGCCTGAAGGACGGGACGGTCTACGTACCCTTCTCGCCGCCCTATGCCGACCGCTATGTCTCGGCCCATGACGTGCTGACCGATCCTGCCGCCGCGGCCTCGCTGCAGGGCGCCATCGTGCTTGTCGGCCTGACCGGCCAGGGCCTGGTGGATTTCCCGACCTCGCCGCTGCGCGACCGGATGCCTGGCGTCGAGGTGCACGCCCAGTTGATCGAGGCCATCGATGAAGCCTATTCGATTTCCCGGCCCGACCGGGCGCGGATTGCCGAGGCGGCGCTGATCGTGTTGGTGGGCGGGCTGTTCATCTTCGCCGTGCCCAGGCTGCGCCCCGCCATCGGCGCGCCGGTCGTCGCAGCGACCCTGATGACGGTCCTTGCCGGCGGGGCCGTTCTCTACGCGACCACGCGCGTCCTGCTGGACCCGGTCGGCGCGGCGGTCACCGGCGTGGTCGTCGGCATCGCCATGCTGGTCTCCACGCTCACCCTCGCCAACGCCCATCGCCGCGTGCTCGGCGCCAGCCTGCAGCGCGAGCGCGAGGAACAGGCCCGGGTGCAGGGTCAGCTCCAGGCCGCCGGCGACATTCAGGCCAACCTGCTGCCCAGGGTCGAGGGCGAGCATCTCGACGACGTGAGATATTCGCTCTCCGCGATGCTGGAACCGGCCTGGAACGTGGGCGGCGACCTCTATGACTTCTTTCGCGTCGACCGGGACCACCTGTTCGTCGCCGTGGGCGACGTCTCCGGCAAGGGGCTGCCGGCGAGCCTGTTCATGGCCATTTCGAAATCCCTCTACAAGAGCGCGGTGCTCCGCGACAAGGGCACGATCGACGCCATCACATGCGCCGCCAACGCCGAGATCAGCCGGGAGAACCCGGACATGCTGTTCGTGACGCTGTTCGCGGGCGTCCTGGATCTGAATACCGGCGTCCTCCGGTTCTGCAATGCCGGCCACGACCCGCCCATGCTGTTGCGGCCCGGCTCGCCGGAGGTCAGCCAGCTCGAGGGCGGCGGCGGGCCACCGATCTGCGTCGTGGACGATTTCCCCTACATGGCCGCGGAAATTGCGCTGGAGCCGGGGCAGGTGGTTCTGCTGACCACGGATGGCATCGGCGAGGCTATGAACGAGGCGGGCGACCTGTTCGGGCAGGAGCGCCTGCTGGCCCTGCTGCGCGATCTGCCCGCTTGGGCCGACGCCGATGAGGTGAAGCGCCGTATCTACGAAGGCGTGAAGGCCCATGCCGGCGGTGCGGCGCCCTCCGACGACATCACCATCCTCGTGCTGCGCTGGGACGGCCCGCCGGCGGGCTGA
- a CDS encoding NADP-dependent oxidoreductase, with protein MPTTRQIVLNSRPQGWVTPENFAMREADTPELAPGDVLVRHLYMSVDPYMRGLMNEGGVAYAAGFRIGEPLFGRVIGQVAQSRNEKFREGDCVYGMLDWAEWSVAKGGESLRVVDPHLAPLSYYLGTLGFPGLTAYVGMTLIGKPKEGETVYVSAASGAVGQVAGQLARIAGARVVGSAGTDEKVRFIVGECGFHDGFNYRLFSIAEALRLYCGDGIDVNFENVGGANLEAVLQVANDFARFAMCGMISQYNLTETYHVRNLNEIVSKRLHVQGFVVRDHAHLIEPFIEETADHIARGRMSVAEDIVTGLENAPQAFIGMLQGDNLGKRVVHIADRS; from the coding sequence ATGCCGACCACGCGACAGATCGTGCTGAACAGCCGGCCGCAGGGCTGGGTGACGCCGGAGAATTTCGCCATGCGAGAAGCGGACACACCCGAACTGGCGCCGGGCGACGTGCTGGTCCGCCATCTCTACATGTCGGTCGATCCCTACATGCGCGGACTGATGAACGAGGGCGGGGTGGCCTACGCAGCCGGATTCCGGATCGGCGAGCCCCTGTTCGGCCGCGTCATCGGCCAGGTCGCGCAGAGCCGCAACGAGAAGTTCCGCGAAGGCGACTGCGTCTACGGCATGCTGGACTGGGCCGAGTGGTCGGTGGCGAAGGGCGGCGAGAGCCTGCGCGTCGTCGATCCCCACCTGGCGCCGCTGTCCTACTACCTCGGCACGCTGGGCTTTCCGGGGCTCACCGCCTATGTCGGGATGACGCTGATCGGCAAGCCGAAGGAGGGCGAGACGGTCTATGTCTCCGCCGCCTCCGGCGCCGTGGGGCAGGTCGCCGGCCAGCTCGCCCGGATCGCGGGCGCGCGGGTCGTCGGATCCGCCGGGACCGACGAAAAGGTCCGCTTCATCGTCGGCGAATGCGGCTTCCACGATGGCTTCAACTACCGGCTCTTCTCGATCGCCGAGGCGCTGCGCCTCTACTGCGGCGACGGCATCGACGTCAACTTCGAGAACGTGGGCGGGGCCAACCTGGAGGCCGTGCTGCAGGTCGCCAACGATTTCGCCCGCTTCGCCATGTGCGGCATGATCAGCCAGTACAACCTGACCGAGACCTATCACGTGCGGAACCTGAACGAGATCGTCTCCAAGCGCCTGCACGTCCAGGGCTTCGTCGTCCGCGACCATGCCCATCTGATCGAGCCGTTCATCGAGGAGACGGCCGATCACATCGCCCGGGGCCGCATGTCGGTCGCCGAGGACATCGTCACGGGGCTGGAGAATGCGCCGCAGGCCTTCATCGGCATGCTGCAGGGCGACAATCTGGGCAAGCGCGTGGTCCACATCGCCGACCGGTCATAG
- a CDS encoding aldehyde dehydrogenase family protein, with protein MIEKLQFYIDGKWVDPVEPKTLDVINPATEEAFARISLGSAKDVDKAVKAARRAFESYSQTTKEERLELIAKILEEYKKRYNDLAEAIRLEMGAPKTLAEKVQAATGIGHFKTISKILQNYEFNEDRGSTRICKEPIGVCGLITPWNWPVNQIAAKVAPALAAGCTMILKPSEVAPMSGVIFTEILDAAGVPAGVYNMINGDGPGVGEALSSHPGIDMVSFTGSTRAGISVAQNAAPTVKRVAQELGGKSANIILEDADFQKAVFGGAMGCFGNTGQSCNAPTRMLVPMDRMDEAGEIAAAAAAKVRVGDPADENTTMGPLSSDVQWKKVQALIEKGMQEGATLAAGGPGRPENLNKGYYARPTVFTNVTNDMTIAREEIFGPVLSILGYKDDDDAVAIANDTDYGLAGYVSGEPEHANRIAARIRAGSIQVNGANVDVFAPFGGYKQSGNGREWGEFGLEEYLEVKAIQGHNAA; from the coding sequence ATGATCGAGAAACTGCAGTTCTACATCGACGGCAAGTGGGTCGACCCGGTCGAGCCGAAGACCCTGGACGTCATCAACCCGGCGACCGAGGAAGCCTTTGCGCGGATCTCGCTGGGCAGCGCCAAGGACGTCGACAAGGCGGTCAAGGCCGCGCGGCGCGCCTTCGAGAGCTATTCGCAGACCACCAAGGAAGAGCGACTGGAGCTGATCGCGAAGATCCTCGAAGAATACAAGAAGCGATACAACGACCTGGCCGAGGCGATCCGCCTTGAGATGGGCGCGCCGAAAACGCTGGCGGAAAAGGTTCAGGCGGCCACCGGCATCGGCCACTTCAAGACCATTTCCAAGATCCTGCAGAACTACGAGTTCAACGAGGACCGCGGCTCCACCCGCATATGCAAGGAGCCGATCGGCGTCTGCGGCCTGATCACGCCGTGGAACTGGCCGGTCAACCAGATCGCGGCCAAGGTCGCGCCGGCGCTGGCGGCGGGCTGCACCATGATCCTGAAGCCTTCCGAGGTGGCGCCGATGAGCGGCGTGATCTTCACCGAGATCCTGGACGCCGCGGGCGTGCCGGCCGGCGTCTACAACATGATCAACGGCGACGGACCGGGCGTCGGCGAGGCGCTGTCGAGCCACCCCGGCATCGACATGGTTTCCTTCACCGGCTCCACCCGCGCCGGCATCTCGGTGGCGCAGAACGCCGCGCCGACGGTCAAGCGCGTGGCGCAGGAACTGGGCGGCAAGTCGGCCAACATCATCCTGGAGGACGCCGACTTCCAGAAGGCGGTCTTCGGCGGCGCCATGGGCTGCTTCGGCAATACCGGCCAGTCGTGCAACGCGCCGACCCGCATGCTGGTGCCGATGGACCGCATGGACGAGGCCGGCGAGATCGCCGCCGCCGCCGCGGCCAAGGTGCGTGTCGGCGATCCGGCCGACGAGAACACCACCATGGGCCCGCTGTCCTCGGACGTACAGTGGAAGAAGGTGCAGGCCCTGATCGAGAAGGGCATGCAGGAAGGCGCGACGCTCGCCGCCGGCGGCCCCGGCCGTCCCGAGAACCTCAACAAGGGCTACTACGCCCGCCCGACGGTGTTCACCAACGTCACCAACGACATGACCATCGCCCGCGAGGAAATCTTCGGCCCGGTGCTGTCGATCCTGGGGTACAAGGACGATGACGACGCGGTGGCGATCGCCAACGACACCGACTACGGTCTTGCCGGCTACGTCTCCGGCGAGCCCGAGCACGCCAACCGGATCGCGGCGCGGATCCGCGCCGGCTCCATCCAGGTGAACGGCGCCAATGTCGACGTCTTCGCGCCCTTCGGCGGCTACAAGCAGTCCGGCAACGGCCGCGAATGGGGTGAGTTCGGCCTGGAGGAATATCTCGAGGTCAAGGCGATCCAGGGCCACAACGCGGCCTGA
- a CDS encoding 2OG-Fe(II) oxygenase, translating to MLTPLQIHDVFDLRECGEIIRVVESRLFADAGLVRGGINDNIRRARTAWLDSDGEAAWAFERLVDTVIGANRAHFGFDLTGFDEKMQIAWYDADHGGHFDWHVDIGDGQFAIRRKLTLVVQLSDGDSYAGGDLELNADGRPKSVSRKLGAATLFPSFTPHRVTPMTRSSRYSMTAWVHGPAFR from the coding sequence GTGCTGACGCCCCTCCAGATCCACGACGTCTTCGACCTGCGCGAATGCGGGGAAATCATCCGCGTCGTCGAGAGCCGGCTGTTCGCCGACGCCGGGCTGGTGCGCGGCGGAATCAACGACAACATCCGGCGCGCGCGCACCGCCTGGCTGGACTCGGACGGCGAGGCGGCATGGGCATTCGAGCGGCTGGTCGATACGGTCATCGGGGCGAACCGGGCGCATTTCGGCTTCGACCTGACAGGGTTCGACGAGAAGATGCAGATCGCCTGGTACGATGCGGACCATGGCGGCCATTTCGACTGGCACGTCGACATCGGCGATGGCCAGTTCGCCATCCGGCGCAAGCTGACGCTGGTGGTGCAGCTGAGCGACGGCGACAGCTATGCGGGCGGCGACCTGGAACTGAACGCCGACGGACGCCCGAAATCCGTCTCGCGGAAGCTCGGCGCGGCGACGCTGTTCCCCAGCTTCACGCCACACCGGGTCACGCCGATGACGCGGAGTTCCCGCTATTCCATGACGGCCTGGGTCCACGGCCCGGCGTTCCGGTGA